From Acetomicrobium sp. S15 = DSM 107314:
CCGGTTTTAAAAGGGCCCGAGCCCTGCTTCCGGGCGATTCGCCGTGGAGCAGGTATCTCAAGATTGCAGAGGGGTGCGACAACCGATGTTCCTATTGCATGATACCCTCTATAAGGGGGAGATTGCGCAGCACGTCTCTGAGGGCGGTTGTCGAAGAGGCGGAACGCCTGGTTGCATCCGGAGCCAAGGAGCTCTGCCTCGTGGCCCAGGACTTGACGAGCTACGGTATGGATTGGGATGGGAATTCGCATCTGCTCGAATTGCTGAGGATCCTCAAGCGTGATCTTCCCGACGAGACGTGGCTCAGATTGCTTTATTTGCACCCTGCTCGCCTCGATGAACCACTCCTTGAAGCCATTTTGGAGGAAGGGCTTGCCCTTCCGTATCTCGATATCCCAATTCAACACGCGGACGAAGCGGTTCTTGCGCGCATGAACCGCCGCGTGAGCGAAGAGGGATTGAGGCGCATATTTTCGTATGCCAGGAGGTTGAATCCAGACGTTGCCCTGCGAACGACGGTGATGGTCGGCTTCCCGGGCGAGAGCGAACAGGGCTTTCTTAAACTTTTGGCCTTTCTAAAGGACATGGAGATAGACCGTGTTGGGGCCTTTGTCTTTTCTCCCGAGGATGGCGCAGAGGCATCCAAGATGCCCGGGCAAATAAACGCGCACATCAAAGAGGAGCGCCTTCAGAGGGTGATGGAGCTTCAGGCTGAGATATCGCTCCAGCGGCAAGCGCGCATGGTCGGGCGCTGCCTTAAGGTTCTGGTTTTAGAGCGCGACGATGATGGAACGATTTTGGGAAGGTCTTACAGGGATGCACCTGAGGTTGACGGCATAGTGGAGCTTATTGGGGAAGGGTTAAAAACCGGGGAGTTTGTGACGGCTCGCGTCGTAGAGGCCTTAGAGCACGATCTCGTAGCGGAGGTGGTGTAGATTGAGCAGTTCCTTTGAGAAGAGGGGTTGGTACGAGTGGGTGGTCACGCTCGGCGGGCTGGGGCGCATAGTGCCCATGCCGGGTACTGTGGCATCTTTGGCCGCTTGCCTTGTGGCTTCCGTGGTGGCGATACCTTTATGGGTGGTCGGCATAGTGGCCGCTCTGGGGCTTTTTACCGTATATCTGTACATCAAGGAGACCCAAGGTGTTGACCCCAAGGAAGTGGTGATAGACGAAATTGTTGGATCGTGGATAGCCGTGTGGGGGCACGGCCTGAGTTATGCCCTCCCAGCCTTTTTGCTGTTTAGGATATTCGACATACTGAAGCCGATGCCAGTCTCTACCGTGGAAAAACGCCTCCCCGGCGCATGGGGTGTAATGGCAGATGATGTGGTGGCAGGATTTTTATCTAATGTGGTGCTGTGGCTGCTTAGATGGGCCTTCGGTTTGGGAGGATGAAGGCATTGCCATACCGCGCTGTGATGGCGGCAGTTGGCGACGAGCTTTTAAGGGGTATAGTGCGCGAAGATAATGCCTCGTGGTTAGCAGCCGAGCTCTTTAAGCTTGGCTGGCAGCTCGAGGTTATAGAAGTCCTTCCGGACTGTGAAGAGGCCTTGCTCGATTTTTTGCGCCGATGGATGGGTAAAGTGGATTTGGTTTTCGTTTCAGGAGGGCTCGGCTCAACCCCCGACGACAAGACACGCACGGCGATTGCGCACTACCTGGGCACTCCCTTGGTTTTGTGCGACGATCTATTTGATCAAATTGTCCTGCGACATCCAGAAGAAATGCGGTATTACCTCGAAAGCGTGCGCGCGTCGCAAGGGGCTGTGCCCCAGGGCGCAGAACCTGTGTTTAACCCTATAGGCACGGCATTGGGGATGTGCTTCAGCCGCGATACGACGACTGTAATTGTCCTGCCAGGTATACCGTGGGAGTTTAGGGCTATGGCCGAAGAGTTTTTGAAGCAGTTTCCGCGGGGGGATCGATATTCGGCGCAGATAGTCGTGGTGGGTTGGTTCGAAATGGACCTCAAAGAGAAGATCGCCGAGCTTCTCGTCGGACGCGAAGAGGGCTTTTCCTTCCTGCCTGCCCCAAATAGCGTTACTCTCGTCATAAGCGGCAAAAGAGAAGATGTCGAAGACCTCGAAAAGAAAGTGCGGTCCCTCGTCGGGGAGGATTGTCTCCCCCCTGGTGTTTTCTCATTGCCACAGGCCGTTATCGAAGAGGCCGCGTCTAAAGGTTTTATGATAGCGTCTGCTGAATCGTGCACGGGCGGCATGGTCGGCGAAGTCATAACCGAGATTCCAGGCTCTTCGCAGGCCTTTCTGGGCAGTGCGGTTTGTTATAGCAATGAATCGAAAGAGAATGTCTTGGGGGTGTCGCGTGAAATCTTAGAGCGGGATGGAGCCGTAAGCAGGCCGTGTGCGCTTTCGATGGCCATCGGCGCGCGAAAAATTTATAAGGCTCGTCTGGCTGTGGCCATAACTGGGATAGCAGGGCCCGAAGGGGGCAGCCGTGAAAAGCCGGTCGGCACGGTATGGTTCGGCGTATCCGGTCTCGGTGAAGATAAAGCCGTAGAGCGGCACTTTTCCGGAGACCGCCAGACAATCAGGCGTTTGGCGACGGCGACGGCCCTGGAGCTTTTTTGGAGGAGGTTAAAGGGGGCTTAAACCTTGGAAGGGGAGAAGGGGATTCGCTCCTTTTTGTGCGTGGAGTTGGACGAGGCGACGAAAAAGAGACTTGCGCGTTGGGTTAAGGATTTAAGTGAGAAGATGTCGGAACTGAGGTGGGTTGATCCTGAAGGGTTGCACGTGACGCTCAAGTTTTGCGGCGAGATATCGCCCGCCCAGGTTGAGAGCATAAATCTCGAACTATCCCGTCTCAAAGGTCGCATGGTGTCGCCTTTTGAGCTGACATTGGCAGGGGTGGGCGCCTTCCCTCACTTGCGCCAGCCGCGGGTGATTTGGCTCGGCGTTGCGGGAGAAGTTCAGGCACTGCATTCGCTATGGAGACAGGTGGAAATGGCGACTAAGAGGGCTGGTTTGCCTCCCGAAGGGCGACCGTTTCATCCCCATTTGACGCTCGCTCGAGTT
This genomic window contains:
- the rimO gene encoding 30S ribosomal protein S12 methylthiotransferase RimO, with product MKICLISLGCAKNQVDSENLAGSLREAGHVLQDDVEGADWVVVNTCSFIEAAVKENIDIILDLEELKKEGVVSHIAVVGCLYNRYDGDLVREFPTVDLWARASDWDRVLAALGSGFKRARALLPGDSPWSRYLKIAEGCDNRCSYCMIPSIRGRLRSTSLRAVVEEAERLVASGAKELCLVAQDLTSYGMDWDGNSHLLELLRILKRDLPDETWLRLLYLHPARLDEPLLEAILEEGLALPYLDIPIQHADEAVLARMNRRVSEEGLRRIFSYARRLNPDVALRTTVMVGFPGESEQGFLKLLAFLKDMEIDRVGAFVFSPEDGAEASKMPGQINAHIKEERLQRVMELQAEISLQRQARMVGRCLKVLVLERDDDGTILGRSYRDAPEVDGIVELIGEGLKTGEFVTARVVEALEHDLVAEVV
- a CDS encoding phosphatidylglycerophosphatase A family protein produces the protein MSSSFEKRGWYEWVVTLGGLGRIVPMPGTVASLAACLVASVVAIPLWVVGIVAALGLFTVYLYIKETQGVDPKEVVIDEIVGSWIAVWGHGLSYALPAFLLFRIFDILKPMPVSTVEKRLPGAWGVMADDVVAGFLSNVVLWLLRWAFGLGG
- a CDS encoding nicotinamide-nucleotide amidohydrolase family protein, with amino-acid sequence MPYRAVMAAVGDELLRGIVREDNASWLAAELFKLGWQLEVIEVLPDCEEALLDFLRRWMGKVDLVFVSGGLGSTPDDKTRTAIAHYLGTPLVLCDDLFDQIVLRHPEEMRYYLESVRASQGAVPQGAEPVFNPIGTALGMCFSRDTTTVIVLPGIPWEFRAMAEEFLKQFPRGDRYSAQIVVVGWFEMDLKEKIAELLVGREEGFSFLPAPNSVTLVISGKREDVEDLEKKVRSLVGEDCLPPGVFSLPQAVIEEAASKGFMIASAESCTGGMVGEVITEIPGSSQAFLGSAVCYSNESKENVLGVSREILERDGAVSRPCALSMAIGARKIYKARLAVAITGIAGPEGGSREKPVGTVWFGVSGLGEDKAVERHFSGDRQTIRRLATATALELFWRRLKGA
- the thpR gene encoding RNA 2',3'-cyclic phosphodiesterase, producing the protein MEGEKGIRSFLCVELDEATKKRLARWVKDLSEKMSELRWVDPEGLHVTLKFCGEISPAQVESINLELSRLKGRMVSPFELTLAGVGAFPHLRQPRVIWLGVAGEVQALHSLWRQVEMATKRAGLPPEGRPFHPHLTLARVKNPKDVPLSFLLELSQEDASFGPWTVEALTFMRSTLTPKGAKYSPLARYKLGGEC